GTCCTCCCGGACGTCGACCAGCGTGCCGGCCAGCGCCTCGAAGAGGGGCAGGCGGTCGCGGAAGGATGCGGCCCGGTCCTGGAAGCTGGCGACCAGCGCCCGCCCCTCCCACGGCACCATGAGCCGCAGGGTCTGGATGCGGCCCATCACGGTGGGGGCGACGGTGACGGAGCGGTGCACCGCCACGCCGTTGATCGTGGTCCAGCCAGCCGTCACGACCTCCCAGCGCGACGCCTCGTCGGCAATCGCCATGCGGGCGAAGAGCGCCCCCACGTCCGAGACACCGTACCGGGCAAGCTCCTCCACCGCCACGCTCAGGCAGGGGTAGGGGTCGTCGTCTCGCTCGGTGTAGAGCTCGAGGACGGTCCCGTCGAGGGACTCCCCCTCGTACCAGCCGCCGGGCCGCATCAGCCAGTAGGGGCTGTCGGAGAGCGGCAGCGACTTGAGCGCGTCCTCGACGACGACCCCGCCGGGCCCGAGGCCCGTCACCTGCGCCTGCAGCAGGTAACGGCCCGTCTCACCGGCCGAGTAGGAGTTGACGACGAGCAGGTACTGGCCCGACGACGGGAAGGTGTAGATGATCCGGGCATCCCTCCCGCCGCCCGAGTCGTCGTCCTCGGCCACCACGTCGCCCTCGGGGCCGACCAGCAACAGGTAGGCGTCGAACTCCGCCCGCAGCACCACCGTCACGGTGCGGCCGACCCCTCTGCCTACCCATGCGCGCTCCTCCTCCACCCAACCCACCCGAGGAGGGATTCGAGGCGCGTTTCCAGCTCCTGCTTGCTCGCCGGGCGGTCGAGGTTGACCGGCCCTGGCCCCACCGGATCGGCCACCCGGCCGCCGGGGCGTGCGCCCCACGGTGGTGCGCAGCCGCAAAGCCCGCCTACCCCTTGACGGCCCCCGCCACGACCCCCTTGGTCAGCTGGTTTCGCAGCAGCAGGTAAAAGACGACCATCGGCAGCATCCCGATGACGAGCCCGGCGAACTGCTTGCCGTAGTCCGACGACAGCGCTCCCGAGAAGCGCAGGATCCCCACCGGCAGCGACTTAAGGGCGTTGTCGGAGACCAGGACGTTGATGAGCATGAACTCGTTCCACACCCCGGGGATGGTGACGATGGCGAGGGTGGTCACCACCGGCCGCACCATCGGGAAGACGATGCGCCACAGGATGGTCAGGTACCCGGCCCCGTCCAGCCGAGCCGACTCGATGACGGAGTCGGGCAGCCCCTTGATGTACTCCGTGCACAGGTAAACCCCCATCGGCAGCCCCATGGCCGTGTAGACCATGAGCACGCCCAGGCGGGTGTTGTACAGGTGCGTCCGCGTCGCCATCAGGAAGAGCGGCACCATGATGGACTGGATGGTCAGCAGGATCCCGATGACGAACCCCCCGTACAAGAGCGGCGTCGCCCGCGACCGCAGCTTGGCGAAGGCGAAGCCCGCCGCCACGGAGAGCACCACGATGGCCGCCGTCGACACGGCCGTGTAGAGCAGGCTGTTGCCCATCAGCACGTCGAACTGCCCGATCCGCCACGCTTGCACGTAGTTGTCGACCATCCAGCGCCGGGGCAGGCCCAGCCGGTCCAGCTGGAACGCCTGCGTGG
This genomic interval from Limnochorda sp. LNt contains the following:
- a CDS encoding carbohydrate ABC transporter permease produces the protein MARAVAKGLAYLGLGAFAVMTTYPIVWLVMSSFKTTQAFQLDRLGLPRRWMVDNYVQAWRIGQFDVLMGNSLLYTAVSTAAIVVLSVAAGFAFAKLRSRATPLLYGGFVIGILLTIQSIMVPLFLMATRTHLYNTRLGVLMVYTAMGLPMGVYLCTEYIKGLPDSVIESARLDGAGYLTILWRIVFPMVRPVVTTLAIVTIPGVWNEFMLINVLVSDNALKSLPVGILRFSGALSSDYGKQFAGLVIGMLPMVVFYLLLRNQLTKGVVAGAVKG